From one Cyanobacterium stanieri PCC 7202 genomic stretch:
- a CDS encoding hypothetical protein (KEGG: syn:ssr2786 hypothetical protein~SPTR: Ssr2786 protein), producing the protein MNLFIKWGFVLVFSFFGCFEVGATNVDRDSVSSSPRRVELKPNATEGYAQTMREPPVVEANTDTTVIILPPIRTYREMEIFLDPLSIFFFADDGMDNL; encoded by the coding sequence ATGAATTTATTTATAAAATGGGGATTTGTATTGGTTTTTAGTTTCTTTGGTTGCTTTGAGGTTGGGGCGACTAATGTTGATAGAGATTCGGTGTCATCTTCGCCACGAAGGGTTGAGCTTAAACCTAATGCCACCGAAGGTTATGCGCAGACTATGCGTGAACCTCCCGTGGTAGAAGCAAACACTGACACCACGGTTATAATTTTGCCTCCCATTAGAACTTATCGGGAGATGGAGATATTTTTAGATCCTCTCTCGATTTTTTTCTTTGCTGATGATGGGATGGATAATTTGTGA